The Deltaproteobacteria bacterium nucleotide sequence TCTCCAGGGTCATGTTTATTGTTGCGCTGTTGTGTTTCCCAACAGTAGGGAGCGCAGGCACTATCAATTTTGAAACCCGTCCCAATGGGACAACACCAACGGACAATGAAGAGTTGACAGCGAGTTATGTCGATGCCTCCACAGTCATTTCCTTCGGCTTTGATACCGATGGGGATCTGGCTATCGATGTCAACGCACGCTTCGAAAAGCGAGGGAATGACGCGATATTCGCTTATCTCACGGATACTGACGAGGATGCAGACAAGACCGGAACCGGTCAGGGCGGAGAATGGACCCTGCGTCGCCCCAAAACGCCAGAGCCGAACCCGGTTTACATATCGGAGGGCGATGCTTTTCTCGTGAAATATTCTGGGACGCTCGTTTCTAGTGCATCTGGCGAAATGTGGGACATCG carries:
- a CDS encoding PEP-CTERM sorting domain-containing protein; its protein translation is MMLSTAVPSSIHNGQICERSDREAQAVKNFSTFSRVMFIVALLCFPTVGSAGTINFETRPNGTTPTDNEELTASYVDASTVISFGFDTDGDLAIDVNARFEKRGNDAIFAYLTDTDEDADKTGTGQGGEWTLRRPKTPEPNPVYISEGDAFLVKYSGTLVSSASGEMWDIDSGEQYLIEAYDVANVSLGSVLSFIGPNGSGIGGCCGGPTDGLPFTFSFNNLSAPIATIKITEVLVGGTGAGFTFDNFSTTSTPEPSSIALLMGGMLLLGWRLRKA